One window from the genome of Hyphomonas neptunium ATCC 15444 encodes:
- a CDS encoding DUF1330 domain-containing protein, translating to MAAYMIVFARVKDRQRFMTEYGAPTAALIAHFGGEYVVRAPGVEALEGGLFDGASTVISKWPDKAAIRKFWDSPEYEALKAARQPLAEAHVMIVEEPG from the coding sequence ATGGCAGCGTACATGATTGTTTTTGCGCGGGTGAAGGATCGCCAGCGCTTTATGACCGAATACGGGGCACCGACCGCCGCACTGATTGCGCATTTCGGCGGTGAGTATGTCGTGCGCGCGCCCGGCGTTGAGGCGCTGGAAGGCGGCCTGTTTGACGGGGCGAGCACGGTTATCTCCAAATGGCCCGACAAGGCTGCGATCCGCAAGTTCTGGGACAGCCCGGAATATGAAGCGCTGAAAGCGGCGCGTCAGCCATTGGCCGAGGCGCATGTGATGATCGTGGAGGAGCCGGGATGA
- a CDS encoding class I SAM-dependent methyltransferase — protein MADTVHPPAAAPAAPIQATSAPRAYDGPPDYRVVGRHGVFPETNHDEVARFNFLAHMNRHLAANVMPGVGEAFEARVTPAFEKKEKRSFKDRHEVRKALTQDPVWQWWSAMRRATMESRQQAGRWVTIRQADDLNDKVRALTETDARLVLKPGFKQPRSTEAIDHHCMPGSYHTELVPGDVTGAANYDIGIFATTGGMLGRYNDGGGVAVAEWVKQNLPEFQPKRILDIGCGLGHNVVPLAQAYPDAEIVAVDAGAPMLRYGLARAKTLGADNITFLQGDVSDLSQFEDESFDWIQSTMFLHETSYKMMPLIFAETKRLLKPGGIVLHVEQPQYTDQMPLFEQAMRDWDAFYNNEPFWTKMHEIDLDAWMEKAGFSKDALIHGGVAAVVDPEVFPEAAKDTKQEDYGRKAAWHVIGARKVA, from the coding sequence ATGGCTGACACAGTTCACCCGCCCGCAGCAGCGCCCGCTGCCCCAATTCAGGCCACGTCTGCGCCCCGCGCCTATGACGGTCCGCCGGACTACCGGGTTGTCGGGCGCCACGGCGTATTTCCTGAAACAAATCATGATGAAGTCGCCCGCTTCAACTTCCTCGCCCACATGAACCGCCATCTGGCGGCCAATGTCATGCCCGGCGTTGGGGAGGCCTTTGAAGCGCGTGTGACGCCTGCCTTCGAAAAGAAAGAAAAACGCAGCTTCAAGGACCGTCACGAGGTTCGCAAGGCGCTGACGCAAGACCCGGTCTGGCAATGGTGGTCGGCAATGCGCCGCGCCACGATGGAATCACGCCAGCAGGCCGGCCGCTGGGTGACGATCCGTCAGGCTGACGACCTCAACGACAAGGTGCGTGCGCTGACTGAAACCGACGCACGCCTCGTCCTCAAGCCCGGCTTCAAACAGCCCCGCTCGACCGAAGCCATCGACCATCACTGCATGCCGGGCAGCTATCACACCGAACTCGTCCCCGGCGATGTGACCGGCGCAGCCAATTACGACATCGGCATTTTCGCCACCACGGGCGGCATGCTGGGGCGCTATAATGATGGCGGCGGCGTTGCTGTGGCCGAATGGGTGAAGCAGAACCTCCCGGAGTTCCAGCCCAAGCGCATCCTCGATATCGGCTGCGGCCTTGGCCACAATGTCGTGCCCCTCGCCCAGGCTTATCCGGATGCGGAGATTGTCGCGGTTGATGCCGGCGCGCCGATGCTGCGCTATGGCCTTGCCCGCGCCAAGACGCTGGGCGCAGACAACATCACCTTCCTACAGGGCGATGTGTCAGACCTTTCCCAGTTTGAAGACGAGAGCTTCGACTGGATTCAGTCGACCATGTTCCTGCACGAAACCAGCTACAAGATGATGCCCCTTATCTTCGCTGAGACGAAGCGCCTCCTGAAGCCCGGCGGCATCGTGCTGCATGTGGAACAGCCGCAGTATACAGACCAGATGCCGCTGTTCGAACAGGCGATGCGCGATTGGGACGCGTTCTACAATAACGAGCCCTTCTGGACGAAAATGCACGAGATTGATCTCGACGCCTGGATGGAAAAAGCCGGCTTCTCCAAAGACGCCCTGATCCATGGCGGCGTCGCCGCCGTCGTCGATCCCGAAGTATTCCCGGAAGCGGCCAAGGACACCAAACAGGAAGACTATGGCCGCAAGGCCGCCTGGCACGTCATCGGCGCGCGGAAGGTAGCCTGA
- a CDS encoding SDR family NAD(P)-dependent oxidoreductase has protein sequence MGTLSGKTAVITGSGRRKGLGEAIARKLASEGANIVLSDVGKPRDAATGEGHIGTTDEMESIAEELRGLGVNVSTCVCDVRSLEEVRALAKHASETHGSLDIWVNNAGIGYIMKPLLEVSEADWRAVIDVNLTGAFFGLKAAAEAMIGQGKGGRIVNIASQAAKSGFPHAQAYTSSKHGLVGLVRSAAIELGPHGITVNNVCPNHVTTGLGAWQNEYFSKVTGAASVDEYMTNMKNRIPMRRPGLPEDTANAVAWLCTDQAAYITAESMNVSGGEEPH, from the coding sequence ATGGGAACGCTTTCGGGTAAAACCGCTGTCATCACCGGCTCTGGCCGCCGCAAGGGGCTGGGCGAGGCAATTGCCCGCAAGCTGGCCAGCGAAGGGGCGAATATTGTTCTCTCTGATGTTGGCAAGCCGCGCGACGCGGCGACCGGCGAGGGCCATATCGGCACCACAGACGAGATGGAATCCATCGCAGAGGAGCTTCGCGGCCTCGGCGTGAACGTCTCCACCTGCGTCTGCGATGTGCGCAGCCTGGAAGAGGTGCGGGCGCTGGCAAAGCATGCTTCTGAAACGCACGGATCGCTCGACATCTGGGTGAACAATGCGGGCATCGGCTACATCATGAAGCCGCTGCTGGAAGTTTCCGAAGCCGACTGGCGGGCCGTGATCGACGTGAACCTCACCGGGGCGTTCTTCGGCCTCAAGGCGGCGGCCGAAGCGATGATCGGGCAGGGTAAGGGCGGACGGATTGTCAACATCGCCAGCCAGGCGGCCAAATCCGGCTTCCCCCATGCGCAGGCTTACACCTCGTCCAAGCATGGCCTTGTCGGCCTGGTACGGTCGGCGGCGATTGAGCTTGGTCCGCACGGTATCACGGTCAACAATGTCTGCCCCAACCATGTCACGACAGGCCTTGGCGCGTGGCAGAACGAGTATTTCTCGAAGGTTACGGGCGCTGCTTCTGTGGACGAGTACATGACCAACATGAAAAACCGCATCCCGATGCGCCGCCCCGGCCTGCCGGAAGACACCGCCAATGCGGTTGCCTGGCTGTGTACGGATCAGGCGGCCTATATCACCGCTGAAAGCATGAATGTTTCCGGAGGGGAGGAGCCCCATTGA
- a CDS encoding polysaccharide deacetylase family protein — MTQLPKDPAPEGFTWPGGKKLALSVVVNVEEGAERRIDEGDKRPEPVDELGAVPGKPIRVHGNETNYQYGINRGAPRVIQILDKAGINATWTVCGLALEKAPWLAKAIMERGDEPCNHGYKWAFTAFMDEDAERDFIAKGTDSIEKTCGRKPAGWLSRYLHTDITRRLILEQGYSYHMDDYSDDFPYWAKVPMADGSEKPMVVLPYAIDSNDMKFWLSPSFTPDMWLDYARRSFDWLYEESQREGARMMSLGLHLRIIGRPGRIKAFADFLEHVKGHPDVWVATREQIAAHFSKEVSASTAR; from the coding sequence TTGACCCAGTTGCCTAAAGACCCTGCGCCAGAAGGCTTCACCTGGCCGGGCGGCAAAAAGCTCGCCCTGTCGGTCGTCGTCAATGTCGAGGAAGGCGCCGAGCGCCGTATCGATGAAGGCGACAAGCGGCCTGAGCCTGTCGATGAGCTGGGCGCGGTGCCGGGCAAACCGATTCGCGTGCATGGCAACGAGACCAATTATCAGTATGGCATCAATCGCGGCGCGCCGCGTGTGATCCAGATTCTCGACAAGGCTGGCATCAATGCGACCTGGACAGTCTGCGGCCTGGCGCTGGAAAAAGCGCCTTGGCTGGCCAAAGCCATCATGGAGCGGGGTGATGAACCCTGTAATCACGGCTATAAATGGGCGTTTACCGCTTTCATGGATGAGGATGCCGAGCGCGACTTCATTGCCAAGGGCACAGACAGCATTGAGAAGACCTGTGGCCGCAAGCCCGCCGGCTGGCTCTCGCGCTATCTGCATACGGACATCACGCGGCGCCTGATTCTCGAGCAGGGGTATTCCTACCATATGGACGATTATTCGGACGATTTTCCCTATTGGGCAAAAGTCCCGATGGCGGATGGTTCCGAAAAACCGATGGTGGTTCTGCCCTATGCCATCGATTCCAATGACATGAAGTTCTGGCTCTCGCCGAGCTTCACGCCCGATATGTGGCTCGACTATGCCCGCCGCTCGTTTGACTGGCTGTATGAAGAAAGCCAGCGCGAAGGGGCGCGGATGATGAGCCTCGGCCTGCACCTGCGGATCATTGGCCGCCCTGGCCGGATCAAGGCATTTGCCGACTTTCTGGAGCATGTGAAGGGGCATCCGGATGTCTGGGTTGCAACGCGGGAGCAGATTGCCGCGCATTTCTCAAAGGAAGTCTCTGCCAGTACAGCGCGATAG
- a CDS encoding VOC family protein — MKTVSLGVSLVALICAGCATPAAPSAPQAPALLGAENPYPLHPINLRRTTLIVRDLEKSLLLYRDALGFDVVYDQELTSPGLDTRYGADGKNRSRLVLTQTNSGVMGMLGLWQFLDPTEKDTAPPDEADFTPGEIVLLFNTTDLESRFVAAASVPGVQVIGAPAERRYPSPAGDIIVMVSMLVDPDGHTIELNQIISDPRASE, encoded by the coding sequence ATGAAGACGGTATCGTTGGGGGTGAGTCTGGTCGCCCTGATCTGCGCGGGATGCGCGACGCCTGCTGCGCCATCGGCGCCGCAGGCACCTGCATTGCTGGGGGCGGAAAATCCGTATCCGCTGCATCCGATCAACCTGCGCCGGACCACTCTGATCGTCCGTGATCTGGAAAAGTCCCTGCTTCTCTATCGCGACGCGCTTGGCTTCGATGTGGTCTATGATCAGGAGCTGACCTCGCCGGGGCTGGATACGCGCTATGGCGCGGACGGCAAGAACCGCTCCCGGCTTGTGCTGACGCAAACCAATAGCGGGGTCATGGGCATGCTCGGCCTCTGGCAGTTTCTTGATCCAACCGAAAAAGATACCGCCCCGCCCGATGAGGCAGACTTCACGCCAGGTGAAATCGTTCTCCTGTTCAACACAACGGATCTGGAAAGCCGTTTCGTTGCGGCCGCTTCTGTGCCCGGCGTGCAGGTGATCGGCGCGCCGGCGGAGCGGCGCTATCCCTCACCGGCTGGCGACATCATTGTGATGGTCTCGATGCTGGTCGACCCTGACGGGCATACGATCGAGCTCAACCAGATCATCTCCGATCCCCGCGCTTCAGAATAG
- a CDS encoding HpcH/HpaI aldolase/citrate lyase family protein — protein MPSTYRSFLFVPGARQDRFAKALAAGADAAIIDLEDAVLPSEKDKARADVLGWIDAWSGKGLAVRINSPRSAHGCADIAAFAASGALAKLDFIMVPKAETAVDLEIVAEALGADIPLIAVMESGRSLANVQSVAARATGGMLFGGADFSASLGADLANWDAMLTARGLVVAACGAAGVPAYDVPFLDVKDPAGLAETTHKARLMGFSGRACIHPDQVSVVNAAFTPSEADIAEAQAIIDALNNASGGAVLHKGKLVDRPVILAAERVLAKAKSV, from the coding sequence ATGCCTTCAACCTATCGCTCATTCCTGTTTGTTCCCGGCGCCCGGCAGGACCGGTTTGCCAAGGCGCTGGCTGCTGGGGCCGACGCTGCCATTATCGACCTTGAGGATGCCGTGCTGCCGTCTGAAAAGGACAAGGCCCGCGCCGATGTTCTGGGCTGGATAGATGCCTGGAGCGGCAAGGGGCTGGCCGTGCGGATCAACTCGCCCCGCAGCGCGCATGGATGCGCCGATATTGCCGCGTTCGCGGCCTCGGGCGCGCTGGCGAAGCTTGATTTTATCATGGTGCCCAAGGCGGAAACGGCGGTGGATCTTGAAATCGTCGCCGAAGCGCTTGGCGCGGATATTCCGCTGATCGCCGTTATGGAAAGCGGCCGGTCGCTCGCAAATGTACAGTCCGTGGCCGCCAGGGCGACGGGCGGCATGCTGTTCGGCGGGGCAGACTTCTCCGCAAGCCTGGGCGCAGACCTTGCCAATTGGGACGCGATGCTGACTGCGCGCGGATTGGTTGTGGCAGCCTGCGGCGCAGCCGGCGTGCCTGCCTATGACGTGCCATTCCTGGATGTGAAAGATCCCGCCGGCCTTGCCGAGACGACGCACAAGGCGCGCCTGATGGGCTTCTCCGGGCGTGCGTGCATCCACCCCGACCAGGTTTCGGTCGTCAACGCGGCCTTCACGCCAAGTGAGGCCGACATCGCTGAAGCGCAGGCAATTATTGATGCGCTGAACAATGCTTCGGGCGGCGCAGTGCTGCACAAGGGCAAACTCGTTGACCGCCCCGTCATTCTCGCGGCTGAGCGCGTGCTCGCCAAAGCCAAATCAGTCTAA
- a CDS encoding MaoC family dehydratase: MVQNWKQVGPNRYRETFGRYFEDFETGDIYEHRPGKTVTEYDNHLFTLLTLNTHPMHFDAEFAKASEFKRNLVVSPYTLALLIGMSVTDTSQKAIANLGMDEVKFTAPVFAGDTIYGESEVLGKRESQSRPGQGIVTIVTRGYNQDGTMICTFKRNMLIPSRGNAVEDKVGNY, encoded by the coding sequence ATGGTACAGAACTGGAAACAGGTTGGCCCGAACCGCTATCGCGAAACCTTCGGCCGCTATTTCGAAGACTTCGAAACCGGCGACATTTACGAGCATCGCCCCGGCAAGACGGTCACCGAGTATGACAACCACCTGTTTACGCTGCTGACGCTGAACACCCATCCGATGCACTTCGATGCGGAGTTTGCCAAGGCCTCCGAGTTCAAGCGCAATCTGGTTGTCAGCCCCTATACCCTCGCGCTGCTGATCGGCATGAGCGTCACCGATACCAGCCAGAAGGCCATCGCCAATCTCGGCATGGACGAGGTGAAGTTCACCGCGCCGGTCTTTGCGGGCGACACGATCTATGGCGAGAGCGAAGTGCTGGGCAAACGCGAGAGCCAGAGCCGCCCCGGCCAGGGCATCGTGACCATCGTGACCCGTGGCTACAATCAGGACGGCACGATGATCTGTACCTTCAAGCGCAACATGCTCATCCCCTCACGCGGCAACGCGGTTGAGGACAAGGTCGGCAATTACTGA
- a CDS encoding acyl-CoA dehydrogenase family protein translates to MADTTYLSEEDERQILDSIQKWLEKKVAPVAMQLEHDNEWPADLVADMTELGLFGALIHPDYGGLGLSASTYTKIVTMISEEWMSLSGIFNSHLMMSIVVQKFGTDKQKEYWLPKFAAGELRGALGLTEPDAGTDLQSIRTVAKRKGDKYVVNGTKTWISNAIEGHCVALLVKTDPDAQPRYKGMSMLIVPKINPETRAPLPGVKNGRKLEKLGYKGIDSGEFIFEDYECDAELSLVGGKEGEGFFMATGGLEIGRINVAARSVGIARRALRESVQYSQLRKTMGKPICEHQAIQLKLGEMAAKTRASELLVQDAAAAYDRGDRVDMEAGMAKYFASETAVEVATEAMRIHGGYGYSKEYVIERLYRDAPLMCIGEGTNEMQRIIIAKQLVKRNPA, encoded by the coding sequence ATGGCTGACACGACATATCTCAGTGAAGAAGACGAACGCCAGATCCTCGATTCGATCCAGAAATGGCTCGAAAAGAAGGTCGCCCCGGTGGCGATGCAGCTGGAACATGACAATGAATGGCCCGCTGATCTTGTCGCCGACATGACCGAGCTCGGCCTGTTCGGCGCGCTGATCCATCCAGACTATGGCGGGCTTGGCCTGTCTGCGTCGACCTATACGAAGATCGTTACGATGATCTCGGAAGAGTGGATGAGCCTTTCGGGCATTTTCAATTCTCACCTGATGATGTCCATCGTTGTGCAGAAGTTTGGCACCGACAAGCAGAAGGAATACTGGCTTCCGAAGTTTGCCGCGGGCGAGCTGCGCGGCGCGCTGGGCCTGACGGAGCCGGACGCTGGCACCGACCTTCAGAGCATCCGCACGGTGGCCAAACGCAAGGGCGACAAATACGTCGTCAACGGAACAAAGACGTGGATTTCCAACGCCATTGAAGGCCACTGCGTGGCGCTTCTGGTCAAGACAGACCCCGACGCCCAGCCGCGTTACAAGGGCATGTCGATGCTCATTGTGCCGAAGATCAACCCGGAAACGCGCGCGCCTTTGCCGGGCGTCAAGAATGGCCGCAAGCTGGAAAAGCTCGGCTATAAGGGCATCGATTCGGGCGAATTCATATTTGAAGATTATGAGTGCGACGCCGAGCTGTCTCTGGTGGGCGGCAAGGAGGGCGAGGGCTTCTTCATGGCAACCGGCGGGCTCGAGATTGGCCGGATCAATGTGGCGGCTCGCTCTGTCGGGATTGCGCGGCGCGCGCTGCGCGAAAGCGTGCAGTATTCCCAGCTTCGCAAGACCATGGGAAAGCCGATCTGTGAGCACCAGGCGATCCAGTTGAAGCTCGGTGAAATGGCGGCCAAGACGCGCGCCTCCGAACTGCTCGTTCAGGACGCCGCCGCAGCGTATGATCGCGGCGACCGCGTCGATATGGAGGCGGGCATGGCGAAGTATTTTGCTTCGGAAACGGCTGTTGAAGTGGCCACCGAGGCGATGCGTATCCACGGCGGATATGGATATTCGAAAGAGTACGTCATCGAGCGGCTTTACCGCGACGCGCCGCTGATGTGCATCGGCGAGGGCACGAACGAGATGCAGCGTATCATCATTGCCAAGCAGCTCGTGAAGCGTAATCCGGCCTGA
- a CDS encoding CaiB/BaiF CoA transferase family protein codes for MKRLLEGIRILSVEQYGAGPYGTQLLADLGAEVIKVEDGQRGGDVSRTVGPYLLGEGDSDFFQTFSKGKKSIDIDLKSQEGRALFDDLVKSSDAVVNNLRGDQPAKLGLDYSRLHSINPKIVCAHLSAYGRDNSRAGWPGYDYLMQAEAGFMLATGEPEGPPVRCGLSIIDFHTGSQLATAILAGILSAQRSGEGCDVDVTLFDTALHQLSYPATWYLNRGHATERLPRGAHPSIAPSQLVKTKDGWGLLMCQTPKFWDLFCELAEGQHLKADPRFATNPARHTNLAELTEVVDALLSKRTSQEWIEHFAGQVPFAPVLDIPRALDNPYLDETQMIEIVAHPSKPEGLRTLASPFRVNGQRPVTSRAPDLGEHTAEFTKEPR; via the coding sequence ATGAAGCGACTGCTCGAAGGCATCCGTATTCTCTCCGTCGAACAGTACGGGGCAGGTCCTTATGGCACCCAGCTGCTTGCTGATCTCGGCGCGGAGGTGATCAAGGTCGAAGATGGTCAGCGGGGCGGCGACGTTTCCCGTACAGTCGGTCCTTATCTTCTGGGAGAGGGCGATTCCGACTTCTTTCAGACCTTCTCCAAGGGCAAGAAGTCCATCGACATCGACCTGAAGAGTCAGGAAGGTCGCGCCCTTTTCGATGATCTCGTGAAGTCTTCCGATGCGGTGGTAAACAATCTGCGCGGCGATCAACCGGCAAAGCTGGGTCTTGATTATTCCAGACTGCATTCGATCAACCCGAAGATCGTTTGCGCGCATCTTTCTGCCTACGGACGGGATAATTCCCGCGCCGGCTGGCCAGGCTATGATTATCTGATGCAGGCCGAGGCCGGCTTCATGCTGGCCACGGGCGAGCCGGAAGGGCCGCCTGTCCGCTGCGGGCTTTCGATCATCGACTTCCATACCGGCAGCCAGCTGGCCACCGCAATTCTGGCGGGTATCCTCAGCGCGCAGCGCTCCGGCGAGGGCTGTGATGTGGACGTGACACTGTTTGACACGGCCCTGCATCAGCTGTCCTATCCGGCGACCTGGTATCTCAATCGCGGGCATGCCACTGAGCGCCTTCCGCGGGGAGCGCACCCTTCGATTGCGCCGAGCCAGCTGGTGAAAACCAAGGATGGCTGGGGCCTGCTCATGTGCCAGACGCCGAAATTCTGGGATCTTTTCTGCGAACTTGCCGAGGGGCAGCATCTCAAAGCCGACCCGCGCTTTGCCACCAATCCGGCGCGCCACACCAATCTGGCTGAATTGACGGAGGTGGTCGACGCGCTTCTCAGCAAACGGACGAGCCAGGAGTGGATCGAACACTTTGCCGGGCAGGTGCCGTTTGCGCCCGTTCTTGATATTCCGCGCGCGCTCGACAATCCGTATCTGGACGAAACCCAGATGATTGAAATTGTCGCGCACCCTTCAAAGCCTGAGGGGCTCCGGACACTGGCTTCGCCCTTCCGCGTCAATGGGCAGCGGCCTGTTACTTCGCGTGCGCCCGATCTTGGCGAGCACACGGCCGAATTCACAAAGGAACCTCGCTGA
- a CDS encoding GntR family transcriptional regulator, with translation MQPRYRQIADELRLLIASGKLKPGDALPTEMEMCEEKDISRHTAREALRILTEDGLIARRRGVGTVVTTPPTPAFAQPIGDFESILQYARDAVFIPERTRPASPAELKRMGVDGPYMAYLGLRRASGEAPLAVTTILVLNHLAPALEDVAELNGSISEWIEGEHGAAVANVVQRMEAVALGKTDAARLGVPSGSPALRTLRRYIDTAGRAILVSESLHPAGRFAYEMKLTRQRK, from the coding sequence ATGCAGCCGCGTTACCGGCAGATAGCCGATGAACTTCGCCTGCTGATCGCCTCCGGCAAGCTCAAGCCCGGCGACGCTCTGCCCACAGAGATGGAGATGTGCGAGGAGAAGGACATCTCGCGCCACACGGCGCGCGAAGCCTTGCGCATTCTCACCGAAGACGGCCTGATTGCCCGCCGACGCGGGGTCGGCACGGTCGTAACCACGCCGCCCACGCCCGCCTTTGCCCAGCCCATCGGCGATTTCGAATCGATCCTCCAATACGCCCGCGATGCTGTTTTCATTCCCGAGCGCACGCGCCCCGCGAGCCCGGCTGAACTCAAACGCATGGGCGTCGATGGTCCGTACATGGCCTATCTGGGCCTGCGCCGCGCAAGCGGGGAAGCCCCCCTCGCGGTGACAACCATCCTTGTGCTGAACCATCTGGCCCCGGCGCTGGAGGATGTTGCCGAGCTGAACGGCTCCATCTCCGAATGGATTGAAGGCGAACATGGCGCGGCCGTCGCGAATGTCGTTCAACGGATGGAAGCGGTTGCGCTGGGCAAAACCGATGCCGCCCGGCTTGGAGTACCTTCCGGCTCACCGGCATTGCGAACCTTGCGGCGCTATATCGATACCGCAGGACGCGCGATCCTGGTTTCCGAAAGCCTGCACCCGGCCGGCCGCTTCGCCTATGAAATGAAGCTGACCCGCCAGAGGAAGTAG
- a CDS encoding MmgE/PrpD family protein, producing MSGQTNVPFQTSQTLTQALAGRIAGHVSKADRARAQWHLLDWAGCAVAGRSEPAGRILLAGLEPSPSARAFAWGGLGNILEMDDVDKRALLHPGPSIIPAALACAAENTVSGEALLDAIVRGYEATIRLGRAVGPGHYALWHNTGTCGAIGAAAACASLMELDTEATAHALALAVSQSAGLWQTRHEPASMGKQLHTSVSSRAGFDAARLAAAGFKGPLSILEGPQGFFAAMCPGADPAAVMAGEDGWRIHDVSFKPWPACRHAHAVIDAALALRARVNVLDTGGDILVETYRDALVFCDKPEPESVIEAKFSLQHSVAVVMVRGRPELADFSLDSVADPAITAMRNRVKVGQNGTFDANYPSRFGASVTFAGHTETVPDALGDPENPVGLDQLRDKARALLAAGGLSETETAELMAAAETASPELGGLILKVLA from the coding sequence ATGTCCGGACAAACTAACGTGCCTTTCCAGACTTCGCAAACCCTTACGCAGGCGTTGGCCGGGCGGATCGCCGGACATGTCTCGAAGGCGGACCGTGCACGGGCGCAGTGGCATCTGCTGGACTGGGCAGGTTGCGCGGTGGCCGGGCGCAGCGAGCCTGCCGGCCGCATCCTGCTGGCGGGGCTGGAGCCTTCGCCCAGCGCGCGGGCCTTTGCCTGGGGCGGGCTGGGAAACATTCTCGAAATGGATGATGTGGACAAGCGCGCGCTGCTGCATCCTGGCCCCAGCATCATTCCGGCGGCGCTCGCCTGCGCAGCAGAAAACACTGTTTCGGGTGAGGCGCTGCTGGATGCAATCGTGCGCGGTTATGAGGCGACGATCCGGCTGGGTCGCGCGGTTGGGCCGGGGCATTATGCGCTGTGGCACAATACCGGCACCTGCGGCGCGATCGGCGCGGCGGCGGCCTGTGCAAGCCTGATGGAACTGGACACCGAAGCAACTGCCCATGCGCTGGCATTGGCGGTCAGTCAGTCGGCGGGGCTCTGGCAAACGCGGCATGAGCCCGCCAGTATGGGCAAGCAGTTACATACGTCGGTTTCGTCGCGCGCAGGTTTTGATGCCGCGCGGCTGGCAGCGGCGGGATTCAAAGGGCCGCTTTCAATTCTGGAGGGGCCACAGGGCTTCTTCGCGGCGATGTGCCCCGGCGCTGATCCTGCCGCGGTTATGGCAGGAGAGGATGGCTGGCGCATCCATGATGTCAGCTTCAAGCCCTGGCCTGCCTGCCGGCATGCGCATGCTGTGATTGATGCGGCGCTGGCGCTGCGTGCGCGCGTGAATGTGTTGGATACCGGCGGCGACATCCTCGTCGAAACATACCGCGACGCGCTCGTTTTCTGTGACAAGCCGGAGCCGGAATCGGTGATCGAGGCGAAGTTTTCGCTGCAGCATTCTGTGGCGGTGGTGATGGTGCGGGGGCGGCCGGAACTGGCGGATTTCAGCCTGGATTCGGTGGCTGATCCGGCGATCACGGCGATGCGAAACCGGGTCAAAGTTGGACAAAACGGGACATTTGACGCCAATTACCCGTCACGCTTTGGCGCTTCAGTGACCTTCGCGGGACACACCGAGACAGTTCCGGACGCCCTGGGTGATCCGGAGAACCCGGTCGGATTGGATCAGCTTCGCGACAAGGCGCGCGCGCTGCTGGCGGCGGGTGGTTTGAGCGAAACGGAAACGGCGGAGCTTATGGCGGCGGCGGAAACGGCCTCGCCCGAACTGGGCGGTCTGATCCTCAAGGTGCTGGCATGA